CCGTGAAGACCGTCATTAAGTCGGATGGTGTTCCAGAGTTACTTATGAGGGGTAAGGAGCTCATAGGGTGGAATGCGAGGGGGAGACCTGAGGATAAGGGAGGTAGGTTCAGAAGGGGTGTGGGTGTCGGCAGAGGCTTCCACACATCTGGTGCTGGAGGTCCGATATCGGGTGAGGTGATCGATTATTCAGGAGCGGTCCTCAAGCTGAACGAGGACGGGACTCTCGACTACATAACAGCCCTTCAGGATCATGGTGGGGGGACTCTTGATGCTCACATCAAGATAATAGCTGAGGAGTTAGGGGTTCCTCCCGATATGATAAACTTGTCGACTGCCTCCACGGAGAATACTCCATATGATGTATGTACCCACGCTTCAAGAGGTACTTACGTTGGGGGCGAGGCGGCTAGGAGAGCGGCTCAAATAGTGAAGCAGAAGGTGCTCGAATATGCGATCAGGCTTCTGGGAAGGGTGGTTAGTCCTGAAGCTTTGCGGATCAAGTATGATGAGGAATTGAGGCAGGCCGTGGTGTTCGTGGAGGGTTTGCCGGACGTTAAGATAACCTTGAAGGATCTAGCTAGAGCAGCATGGCAAAGGAACTGGGGCACCATAGCGGCTGTCACGACCTATAGGGCCACCTCAGCACCGCCAAGCTTCACAGTATACTTTGTTGAGGTCGAGGTCGATACCTGGACCGGTAAGGTGAGACCTGTTAAAGTAGTTGCTGGGGCCGACGTGGGGACCCCTATTAACAGGGACCTTGTTGAGGGCCAGCTTCACGGAGGCTTCGCCATGGCTTGGGGCATGGCTTTCGTGGAGGACACTCCATACGATCTAGAGACAGGCGAATTGCTCAGCAAGGGGTTTATGACGGATTACAAGGTAGTTACTGCACAGGATATCCCGCCGTTGGAGGACTTCAAGGTGGTGATCGCCAATACTTACGAGCCCACAGGCCCGTTCGGAGCTAAGGGATTGGGTGAGGCTGCTATGAATCCTGCGGTAGGAGCCATAGCTAACGCTGTGTACAATGCGGTAGGGGTTAGGATCTACGAGCTACCGATGACTCCGGACAAGCTACTCAAGGCCATTAAAAGCAGGGGGAGGTGATGTATGTGACCTTCAACTCCAGACCCGCCCCAGTGAACCTAAGGAATACGCGCATAATTCCTTTCAACTTTCAATACTTCGAGCCTGAGAGCCTCGATGAAGCGTTGCAGTTGCTCAGCCAATACGGGCCAGAGGCTAAGATCCTGGCAGGAGGTACCGACCTCCTAGTCAAGATGAAAATGCGAACGGTTGTACCTAAGTATATAGTAAACATCAAGCGGATCAGTAGGTTAAGGTATATAGTCATGGATGGCGAATTGTTACGGATAGGCGCCCTGACGACATGGCGTGACTTAGAAAAATCAGAGCTGGTTAGAGAGGAGGTGCCGGCACTTCATGACGCTGCCAAGAGCATGGGTAGTGTGCAGGTTAGGTGTATGGCTACTGTGGGCGGTAACCTGTGCAATGCATCCCCAGCAGCAGACTCAGCACCCCCACTACTAGTACACGAAGCAAAAGCAAAACTAACAAGCAAACAAAAAACAAGAACAATAAAAATAGAAGAACTAATCACAGGACCAGGGAAGACGACGCTGAGGTCTGATGAGTTACTCGAGGAGATCATAATACCTAGGAGAGGGAAGGGAGGGTCTTCCTTCATTAAGATAGGCAGAGTTGCCGTGGATTTAGCCATAGCAAGCGCGGCAACTTATGTGGTCGTTGAAGACGGGGTTGTGAGTGAGATTAGGGTGGCCTTAGGCTCCGTGGCTCCAAAGCCCATCAGAGCCAGGGGATGTGAGGCTATGTTGAAGGGAAGGAAGATTAACGATGATGTGCTTAGAGCAGCGTCTGAGGCAGTAGTCAGCGAGGTGAGCCCTATAGATGATGTTAGGAGTTCCGCTTGGTACAGAAGGGAGGTCTCCAAGGCTCTAGTTTATGACTCGCTGGTAAGGTCTTTAGCCAGGGCTAGGAGGTGAGAACTATGGTAAAGATCTCGTTTAAGGTTAACGGCAATGTGGTGTCGCTTGACGTCAACCCTAATGAATTACTAGTGAATGTCTTGAGGGATAGGTTGGGCTTGACCGGAACGAAATACGTATGTGGTGTGGGTGAATGCGGGGCATGCACGGTATTGGTCGATGGTGAGCCTACACTCTCCTGCCTAACACTTGCTGTAGAAGTC
This window of the Zestosphaera sp. genome carries:
- a CDS encoding xanthine dehydrogenase family protein subunit M, coding for MYVTFNSRPAPVNLRNTRIIPFNFQYFEPESLDEALQLLSQYGPEAKILAGGTDLLVKMKMRTVVPKYIVNIKRISRLRYIVMDGELLRIGALTTWRDLEKSELVREEVPALHDAAKSMGSVQVRCMATVGGNLCNASPAADSAPPLLVHEAKAKLTSKQKTRTIKIEELITGPGKTTLRSDELLEEIIIPRRGKGGSSFIKIGRVAVDLAIASAATYVVVEDGVVSEIRVALGSVAPKPIRARGCEAMLKGRKINDDVLRAASEAVVSEVSPIDDVRSSAWYRREVSKALVYDSLVRSLARARR